A stretch of the Neofelis nebulosa isolate mNeoNeb1 chromosome 1, mNeoNeb1.pri, whole genome shotgun sequence genome encodes the following:
- the LOC131485863 gene encoding olfactory receptor 2W3-like, translating into MDGTNDSTQGNFILLGFSDRPHLERILFVVILIAYLLTLVGNTTIILVSRLDPHLHTPMYFFLTHLSFLDLSFTTSSIPQLLYNLNGRDKTISYTGCAIQLFLFLGLGGVECLLLAVMAYDRFVAVCKPLHYLVIMNPRLCMGLVSLAWGCGVANSLIMSPMTLWLPRCGYCKVDHFLCEMPALIQMACVNTAAIEGIAFILAVGIVLSPLVFILISYGYIMRAVLSIQSSSGRHKVFNTCGSHLTVVSLFYGNIIYMYMQPGTSSSKDRGKFLTLFYNIVTPLLNPMIYTFRNKEVKGALRRLVLGNLSLRKRL; encoded by the coding sequence ATGGATGGAACAAATGACAGCACTCAGGGAAATTTCATCCTTTTGGGATTTTCTGACCGTCCCCATCTCGAGAGGATCCTCTTTGTGGTCATCTTGATTGCATACCTCCTGACCCTTGTGGGCAACACCACCATCATCCTGGTGTCCCGGCTGGACCCCCACCTCCACACGCCTATGTACTTCTTCCTCACCCACCTATCTTTCCTGGACCTCAGTTTCACCACCAGCTCCATTCCTCAGCTGCTCTATAACCTGAATGGCCGTGACAAGACCATCAGTTACACAGGCTGTGCCATCCAGCTCTTCCTGTTTCTGGGTCTGGGTGGTGTGGAGTGCTTGCTCCTGGCTGTCATGGCATATGACCGGTTTGTTGCAGTCTGCAAGCCCCTGCACTACCTGGTGATCATGAATCCACGTCTCTGCATGGGCTTAGTGTCCCTTGCTTGGGGCTGTGGTGTGGCCAACTCTTTGATTATGTCTCCAATGACTCTGTGGCTACCCCGCTGTGGATATTGCAAAGTAGACCACTTCCTGTGTGAGATGCCTGCCCTGATTCAGATGGCCTGTGTCAATACAGCTGCAATTGAAGGCATTGCCTTTATCCTGGCAGTGGGCATTGTCCTGTCACCTCTGGTGTTTATCCTGATATCCTATGGCTACATCATGAGGGCTGTGTTAAGTATCCAGTCATCCTCAGGGAGGCACAAAGTCTTTAACACCTGTGGCTCCCATCTCACAGTGGTCTCCCTTTTCTATGGAAACATCATCTACATGTACATGCAACCAGGAACCAGCTCCTCCAAGGACCGGGGAAAGTTTCTCACTCTTTTCTACAACATTGTCACACCACTCCTGAACCCCATGATCTATACCTTCAGAAACAAAGAGGTGAAGGGGGCACTGAGAAGATTAGTTTTGGGAAATCTGTCTTTAAGGAAGAGATTATAA